One genomic region from Nymphaea colorata isolate Beijing-Zhang1983 chromosome 12, ASM883128v2, whole genome shotgun sequence encodes:
- the LOC116265328 gene encoding putative receptor protein kinase ZmPK1, whose protein sequence is MVTALPFILASSPPSNVLYRVGSLSVERSSADVLISEKGTFKAGFYQVGDNAFSFAILFSETLDRQKTVVWMANRDWPVNSRGSRLSLRKRGDLALLDADRRGVWTTATTSAGDGEVAKLWETGHLVLMDGKRKLVWQSFDHPTDTLLPGQPLTRSLRLVSRAAEGIYTTGYYVAHFNDDNVLSFVYDGPNNVFENGRTRYLLHYFEGITDAFFTFYSFLVAMHIRRLRRAWGHLNAAKLLTF, encoded by the coding sequence ATGGTAACAGCTCTTCCCTTCATCCTTGCCTCTTCTCCGCCTTCGAATGTCCTGTACCGAGTTGGCTCCCTCTCTGTGGAGAGGTCTTCCGCGGACGTTCTTATTTCAGAGAAAGGAACATTCAAGGCAGGGTTCTACCAAGTGGGCGATAACGCTTTCTCCTTTGCCATCTTGTTTTCTGAGACGCTCGACCGACAAAAGACGGTCGTCTGGATGGCTAACAGGGACTGGCCTGTGAACAGCAGGGGCTCTCGGTTATCCCTCCGAAAGAGAGGCGATCTCGCCCTGCTGGATGCAGACCGCAGAGGCGTCTGGACGACGGCCACCACCAGCGCCGGTGACGGAGAGGTTGCGAAGTTGTGGGAAACGGGGCACCTGGTGCTGATGGACGGGAAGAGGAAATTGGTGTGGCAGAGCTTCGACCACCCGACGGACACATTGCTGCCAGGGCAGCCATTAACGAGGTCCTTGCGGTTAGTGTCGAGAGCAGCGGAAGGCATTTACACCACGGGGTATTACGTTGCCCACTTCAATGACGACAATGTGCTGAGTTTCGTTTACGATGGGCCCAACAATGTCTTCGAGAACGGAAGGACCCGGTACTTGCTTCATTACTTTGAAGGCATAACTGatgcattttttactttttattcttttcttgtggCCATGCATATTAGAAGACTTAGAAGAGCATGGGGTCATTTGAATGCGGCAAAACTACTTACTTTTTGA